The Helianthus annuus cultivar XRQ/B chromosome 16, HanXRQr2.0-SUNRISE, whole genome shotgun sequence genome includes a window with the following:
- the LOC110915785 gene encoding putative ABC transporter C family member 15: protein MLISTGLKLFHYWEPWLQPSSPCLWESASIILQLGFFAVLLISFVIRLIKSWGIQETKVKSRETYPANLNIGVSYKLSVACSIVLLSTHIMIPLTLKTINKNHCQLEIRILSSEIMQIVLWIMTLIALYLIPKHKIVNFPWILRTWWLCTFVLTASRFTLDVLFLFSHHYYPGLPEYIEFVETLASTSLLFLALRGKTGIALADPNPVTEPFLDSNSNPKQHLGSERECPYGKASIFQLVTFSWLNPLFVAGNKKPLDQDEVPDIDTTDSGHFTSQVFDECLKQVGTEHSSIYKAIYLYTRKKIVINALFAISSAAASYVGPYLISDLVSYLNEKKTRSLTSGYLITLGFLGAKVVETLTQRQWIFGARQLGLRLRAALISQIYKKGLVLSSRSCQSHTSGEIINIMSVDIQRITDFMWYINTFFMLPIQITLAMVVLHINLGMGAFVGLAATIILMSGNIPLTRAQKWYQSKIMESKDARMKSTSEVLRNIKTLKLQAWDTHYLKKLQGFRKVEYDWLWKSLKLNAVGAFIFWGAPTFISVLTFGGCVLMGIPLTAGRVLSALATFRMLQDPIFNLPDLLNVIAQGKVSADRVASFLQEEEIKSDTVEFVPRSLTEFDVQIENGRFSWDPDSRNYASLDQIDLQVKRGMKVAICGTVGSGKSSLLSCILGEMPKLSGTVKISGSKAYVPQSAWILTGNIRENILFGNDYDETRYENTIKACALSKDLELFSTGDLTEIGERGINMSGGQKQRIQIARAVYDDADIYLLDDPFSAVDAHTGTELFQKCLLGMLKEKTVLYVTHQVEFLPAADLILVMQNGRIAQSGTFKELLKQNIGFEVLVGAHNQALESVQAVESSSRETEQTPTGDEESTLITELAQTRQDSDHNLCVDMSKKEGKLVHEEEREKGSIGKEVYWSYLTLAKGGVLVPFILLAQSSFQLLQIASNYWMAWACPTDSTEIVNGMAFILLVYTLLAVGSAFCILLRASLVAIAGLLTSEKLFNNMLNSVFRAPMSFFDSTPTGRILNRASTDQSVIDLEMANRIGWCAFSTIQLLGTMAVMSQVAWEVFAILIPVTAICIWYQRYYIPTARELARLAGIEQAPILHHFAESLTGAATIRAFRQQDRFIEKNLGLIDNHSRPWFHNVAAIEWLCFRLNQLSNFVFAFSLVLLITLPDGIINPSIAGLAVTYGINLNVQQASVIWNICNAENKMISVERVLQYSKLTSEAPLVIEDSRPPNEWPENGTISFTNLQIRYADHLPSVLKNITCTFPGKKKVGVVGRTGSGKSTLIQAIFRVIEPTQGFITIDGVDICKIGLHDLRSRLSIIPQDPTMFEGTVRGNLDPLNQYPDTEIWEALDKCQLGDIVRGKDEKLEFPVVEGGENWSVGQRQLFCLGRALLKKCSILVLDEATASIDSATDGILQKIITQEFKERTIVTIAHRIHTVIDSDLVLVLSDGKIAEYDTPTRLLERENSFFSRLIKEYSMRSNFDKK from the exons ATGCTCATCTCCACAG GTTTGAAGCTATTTCATTATTGGGAGCCTTGGCTGCAGCCAAGCTCACCCTGCTTGTGGGAGAGTGCCAGCATTATACTCCAGCTTGGGTTCTTTGCGGTCCTGTTAATCAGCTTTGTTATTCGGCTCATCAAGTCATGGGGCATCCAAGAAACAAAAGTCAAGAGCCGAGAAACTTACCCAGCCAACTTGAACATAGGCGTCTCTTACAAACTGAGCGTAGCTTGCTCCATTGTATTACTCAGTACACATATTATGATCCCTCTAACattaaaaacaataaacaaaaacCATTGTCAACTCGAAATTCGGATACTATCCTCGGAAATCATGCAAATTGTTTTGTGGATTATGACTTTGATTGCATTATACTTGATTCCAAAACACAAAATTGTTAATTTCCCATGGATTCTAAGAACTTGGTGGCTATGCACTTTCGTGTTAACGGCCTCCCGGTTTACTCTAGACGTCCTCTTTCTATTTTCTCATCATTATTACCCAGGACTACCCGAATATATCGAGTTCGTTGAAACTCTAGCCTCAACCTCCttgttgtttcttgcattaaGAGGAAAAACCGGCATAGCCTTGGCTGATCCTAATCCGGTCACTGAACCATTTCTAGACAGTAACTCGAACCCAAAACAACATTTGGGGTCAGAAAGAGAGTGCCCTTATGGAAAAGCTTCGATTTTTCAACTAGTGACATTTTCTTGGCTCAATCCGTTGTTCGTCGCTGGAAATAAGAAACCTCTCGACCAAGATGAAGTACCGGATATCGACACCACTGATTCGGGTCATTTTACATCACAAGTCTTTGATGAATGCTTGAAGCAAGTTGGTACAGAACACTCTTCTATCTACAAAGCAATCTATCTTTACACAAGAAAGAAGATAGTAATCAATGCCCTTTTCGCCATTTCGAGTGCTGCAGCATCATACGTGGGGCCATATCTCATCAGTGATTTAGTGAGTTATCTGAACGAAAAGAAAACCAGAAGTTTAACTAGTGGGTATCTTATCACACTCGGGTTCTTGGGTGCAAAAGTTGTAGAGACACTAACACAACGACAATGGATCTTCGGTGCGCGACAACTTGGGCTGCGACTCAGGGCTGCTTTGATATCACAGATATACAAGAAAGGGCTCGTGTTATCGAGCCGTTCATGCCAATCCCACACGAGTGGGGAGATAATCAACATTATGAGTGTTGACATCCAACGAATAACGGACTTCATGTGGTACATTAACACATTCTTTATGTTACCTATTCAAATCACATTAGCAATGGTTGTACTTCACATAAATCTTGGAATGGGAGCCTTTGTGGGGCTGGCAGCAACGATCATATTAATGTCCGGGAATAtacctttgacaagagctcagaAATGGTATCAATCAAAAATAATGGAGTCGAAG GATGCACGAATGAAGTCCACTTCAGAAGTCTTACGAAATATCAAGACACTGAAACTTCAAGCGTGGGACACACATTACCTTAAAAAGCTCCAAGGTTTCAGGAAAGTGGAGTATGACTGGCTATGGAAATCACTCAAACTCAACGCTGTTGGGGCTTTTATTTTCTGGGGTGCGCCAACTTTCATCTCTGTGCTGACTTTTGGAGGGTGTGTTTTGATGGGTATCCCACTTACAGCTGGAAGAGTTCTTTCTGCTTTAGCTACATTTCGAATGTTACAAGATCCTATATTTAACCTACCGGATTTACTAAACGTAATTGCGCAAGGGAAAGTGTCTGCAGATCGTGTGGCTTCCTTCCTCCAAGAAGAAGAGATTAAATCCGATACAGTCGAGTTTGTTCCAAGAAGTCTAACAGAATTCGACGTGCAGATCGAAAATGGAAGATTCAGCTGGGATCCAGATTCAAGAAATTATGCTAGTCTTGATCAGATTGATCTACAAGTTAAAAGGGGGATGAAAGTAGCCATTTGTGGAACCGTTGGGTCCGGAAAGTCTAGTTTGTTGTCATGTATACTTGGTGAGATGCCTAAGTTATCTGGAACTGTGAAGATAAGTGGTTCAAAGGCTTATGTACCTCAGTCTGCATGGATCTTGACGGGGAATATTAGAGAGAATATATTGTTTGGGAATGATTACGATGAAACAAGGTACGAGAATACCATCAAAGCGTGCGCGTTGAGTAAAGATCTTGAGCTTTTTTCCACTGGAGACTTGACAGAAATTGGAGAAAGAGGGATAAATATGAGTGGAGGCCAAAAGCAAAGGATTCAGATTGCGCGTGCAGTGTATGATGATGCTGATATATATCTGCTCGATGATCCGTTCAGTGCTGTGGATGCGCACACAGGAACCGAACTCTTTCAG AAATGCCTTCTAGGGATGCTCAAAGAGAAGACAGTGTTGTACGTTACACACCAGGTCGAGTTTCTTCCAGCTGCGGACCTCATTCTG GTGATGCAAAATGGAAGAATTGCTCAGTCTGGAACTTTTAAAGAACTTTTGAAGCAAAACATAGGATTTGAAGTTCTAGTTGGAGCTCATAACCAAGCTCTAGAATCAGTACAAGCAGTGGAGAGTTCAAGTAGAGAAACCGAACAAACACCAACCGGAGATGAAGAATCAACTTTGATCACCGAACTCGCACAAACTAGGCAGGATTCAGATCACAATCTATGTGTAGACATGTCCAAAAAGGAAGGGAAATTGGTTcatgaagaagaaagagagaaaggaagcATAGGAAAGGAAGTTTATTGGTCATACTTGACATTAGCCAAAGGCGGTGTTTTAGTCCCCTTCATACTCCTGGCTCAATCTTCTTTCCAGCTTTTACAAATTGCTAGTAATTACTGGATGGCATGGGCTTGTCCAACCGATTCAACTGAAATAGTCAACGGGATGGCCTTTATTTTACTTGTTTATACACTTTTGGCAGTTGGTAGTGCATTTTGCATATTGCTTAGAGCCTCCCTTGTTGCTATAGCGGGTCTTTTAACCTCAGAAAAACTTTTCAACAACATGCTTAACAGTGTTTTCCGTGCACCCATGTCCTTCTTTGACTCCACTCCAACCGGAAGAATCTTGAACCGG GCATCCACAGATCAAAGTGTGATAGATTTAGAGATGGCAAACCGAATAGGATGGTGTGCATTTTCAACGATTCAGCTTCTTGGAACAATGGCAGTTATGTCACAGGTAGCATGGGAAGTATTTGCCATCCTTATTCCGGTAACAGCCATCTGCATATGGTACCAA AGATATTACATACCAACTGCAAGAGAATTAGCACGGTTAGCAGGTATAGAACAAGCTCCAATCCTTCACCACTTTGCAGAATCGCTCACGGGTGCAGCAACGATCCGTGCTTTCAGACAACAAGACCGGTTTATTGAGAAAAATCTTGGTCTTATTGACAATCACTCAAGACCATGGTTTCATAATGTGGCAGCAATCGAGTGGCTTTGTTTCAGGCTGAACCAGTTATCAAATTTTGTGTTTGCATTTTCATTGGTTCTCCTTATAACTCTTCCTGACGGAATCATTAATCCAA GCATTGCAGGACTGGCAGTAACTTATGGAATAAATTTGAATGTCCAACAAGCTTCAGTCATATGGAACATATGCAATGCAGAAAACAAAATGATCTCGGTGGAAAGAGTGCTGCAGTACTCGAAACTAACTAGCGAGGCGCCTTTGGTGATTGAAGACTCACGACCACCTAATGAATGGCCAGAAAATGGAACCATTTCCTTTACAAATTTGCAG ATTCGATATGCAGATCATCTCCCGTCTGTCTTGAAAAACATTACCTGCACATTTCCAGGAAAAAAGAAAGTTGGTGTTGTTGGTAGAACCGGAAGCGGAAAGTCTACACTCATACAAGCCATTTTTAGAGTTATAGAGCCTACACAAGGATTCATCACAATAGATGGGGTAGATATATGCAAAATAGGCCTCCATGATTTAAGATCAAGACTCAGCATCATTCCTCAAGATCCAACCATGTTTGAAGGAACAGTTAGAGGAAATCTCGACCCTCTAAACCAATATCCTGACACAGAAATCTGGGAG GCGTTGGATAAATGTCAACTTGGAGATATAGTTCGTGGGAAGGACGAAAAACTAGAATTTCCAG TGGTGGAGGGGGGAGAAAACTGGAGTGTTGGACAGAGGCAATTGTTTTGTCTTGGTAGAGCATTGCTTAAGAAATGCAGCATTCTTGTTCTTGATGAAGCAACTGCATCTATTGATTCCGCAACAGACGGAATCTTGCAAAAGATTATAACTCAAGAATTTAAGGAAAGAACTATCGTTACAATAGCACACAGAATCCATACAGTTATAGATAGTGATCTCGTCTTGGTGCTTAGTGATG GAAAAATAGCGGAGTATGACACGCCTACAAGGCTATTGGAAAGAGAGAACTCCTTCTTCTCAAGACTCATCAAGGAGTACTCAATGAGATCAAATTTCGACAAAAAGTGA
- the LOC110919117 gene encoding receptor-like protein EIX1 — protein MDLYRRVLYLLVIFLCNKNHVLGITRCVEHERIALLQFKTGLIDDYALLNSWKNSSNVRDCCQWRRVGCNNATGRVVLLDLSAIISEELEQTLGFSGKIDSSLLSLSSLTYLDLSGNSFTRIPDFIGSLKNLQHLKLSNIELTSPKFPYQLGNLSNLQTLDLASTSVVIKNTDWLAHLSSLKYLNLSYIDLSESGGLLYTAIKLPSLVELQLINCMLPNNTAKSFLDPMTNLSKSFAVHSNNLPSSMIYSWLFNFSGSLTDIYLSDNALLDTIPEAFGTITNLKTLDLTNNGLEGGIPSSFRNLNHLHSLHLSANNLAQDLPSLFNNLPVRSLQVLDLYANQLSGPLPDFTTFTALTELYLKLNQLNGSFPEKFKQSSNLWILDLADNHITGPLPDLSVFVSLRELYFERNLLHGTLSERLGSLSKLESLGASSNFFQGTISEQHVTNLSRLVYLDLSYNSLALDLSPDWSPPFQLDVIWLSSCKLGSSFPEWLKTQTNLSVLDISDAGINDTVPSWFWESLNPSLRYLNMSSSQMHGMVPNLVFGKQPLIDMRSNDFSGSLPLFPLDTIALILSNNMFTGPISSLCNVTTLNRLDLSNNKLSGMLPNCLNNLDSLYILNLENNKFTGTIPASIGALQLLHMMSMRGNSLTGEIPLSLRNCKELQLLDLGENQLSGTVMSFIFHFVC, from the coding sequence ATGGATTTATATAGAAGGGTTCTTTATTTACTTGTAATATTTTTATGCAACAAGAACCATGTTTTAGGCATAACAAGGTGCGTTGAGCATGAAAGAATTGCACTTTTGCAATTCAAAACTGGGCTCATTGATGATTACGCCCTTCTCAACTCATGGAAGAATAGCTCTAATGTGCGCGATTGCTGCCAATGGAGACGCGTAGGCTGCAACAATGCCACAGGCCGAGTCGTGTTACTAGATCTTTCTGCCATTATTTCTgaagaacttgaacaaacacTTGGTTTTAGTGGTAAAATCGACTCTTCGTTGCTTTCTTTAAGCTCATTAACATATTTAGACCTCAGTGGAAACAGTTTCACCCGGATCCCTGATTTCATTGGATCCTTAAAAAACTTGCAGCACCTCAAGCTATCTAACATCGAATTAACATCACCCAAATTCCCATATCAATTGGGAAATCTTTCAAATTTGCAGACTCTTGATCTTGCATCCACATCAGTTGTCATCAAGAACACTGACTGGCTTGCTCACCTTTCATCGCTCAAGTATCTAAATCTTAGTTATATAGATCTCAGTGAGTCGGGCGGGTTACTTTATACTGCGATCAAATTGCCTTCCCTTGTAGAGCTGCAACTTATAAACTGCATGCTTCCGAATAACACAGCCAAATCATTTCTTGATCCGATGACCAACTTGTCCAAATCTTTTGCTGTTCATTCTAACAATCTTCCTTCCTCTATGATATACTCTTGGTTATtcaacttcagtgggagtcttactGACATCTACCTCTCTGACAACGCGTTACTTGATACGATTCCCGAAGCTTTTGGGACAATTACAAACCTCAAAACCTTAGACTTGACCAACAATGGCCTTGAAGGTGGTATTCCTAGTTCGTTTAGGAACTTGAATCATTTGCATTCACTTCATCTATCGGCAAACAATCTGGCACAAGATCTTCCCAGTCTTTTCAATAATCTCCCCGTTAGATCGTTACAAGTTCTTGACTTATACGCGAATCAACTAAGTGGTCCTTTACCTGATTTTACAACATTTACAGCTTTGACAGAACTGTACCTTAAATTAAATCAGTTAAATGGATCTTTCCCAGAAAAATTCAAGCAAAGTTCTAATCTTTGGATCCTCGATTTGGCCGATAACCATATTACCGGACCGCTCCCTGATCTTTCTGTTTTCGTTTCATTGCGTGAGTTATATTTCGAAAGAAACCTTTTGCATGGAACTCTAAGTGAAAGATTGGGATCTCTTTCAAAGCTGGAGTCTTTGGGTGCATCTTCTAACTTCTTTCAAGGTACAATCTCGGAACAACATGTTACCAATCTTTCTCGTTTAGTATACCTCGATCTGTCATATAACTCGCTAGCTTTAGACCTCAGTCCTGACTGGTCTCCACCTTTTCAGCTCGATGTCATCTGGTTGTCATCATGTAAACTCGGGAGTTCTTTCCCGGAATGGCTGAAAACTCAGACGAATCTCTCTGTGCTTGATATCTCTGATGCTGGAATCAATGATACAGTTCCAAGTTGGTTTTGGGAATCGCTGAATCCAAGTCTTCGTTACTTAAATATGTCTTCAAGCCAGATGCATGGCATGGTTCCAAATTTGGTGTTTGGTAAACAACCTTTGATAGATATGAGATCGAATGACTTCTCGGGCAGTTTACCTTTGTTTCCTCTGGATACCATTGCACTAATTCTAAGCAATAACATGTTCACCGGGCCTATTTCTTCCTTGTGTAACGTGACTACCTTAAACCGACTCGATCTTTCCAACAATAAACTGTCTGGAATGCTTCCAAACTGCTTGAACAACCTTGATAGTTTATACATTCTGAATCTGGAAAATAACAAATTTACCGGGACAATTCCTGCTTCAATAGGAGCCCTTCAATTGCTTCATATGATGAGCATGCGTGGCAATAGCTTGACCGGAGAGATACCGTTGTCCTTAAGAAACTGCAAGGAGTTGCAGCTGCTTGATCTTGGAGAAAACCAACTGTCGGGTACTGTTATGTCATTTATCTTTCACTTTGTTTGTTAG
- the LOC110919119 gene encoding receptor-like protein EIX2: MGESLSSLLVLALPSNRFHGTIPTSLCKLKKIQILDLSVNNILGNIPKCLDNFSEMTMREKGTPDASIEYNAIGLERTRLVSRSRYVFKVLLQWKGRQSEYQKTLGLVLSLDLSSNSLTGEIPDQIAALVALNLSRNSLTGRIPEHAGHLKRLDFLDLSRNNLVGGIPSSLSQLTNLGVLDLSFNDLSGRIPKGILRFVGLHYRTDALVTGLEQEDKKMLQKKKLMKS, from the coding sequence ATGGGTGAAAGCTTGTCGTCGTTGCTTGTTCTAGCTTTACCATCGAACAGGTTTCATGGGACCATCCCAACAAGCTTATGCAAACTCAAAAAGATTCAAATTTTGGACCTCTCGGTTAACAATATTTTGGGAAACATACCAAAGTGTCTCGACAACTTCTCGGAGATGACTATGAGGGAGAAAGGGACTCCGGATGCAAGTATCGAGTACAATGCAATCGGGTTGGAACGAACCCGGCTAGTTTCACGATCCAGGTATGTGTTTAAAGTATTACTACAATGGAAAGGAAGGCAATCAGAGTACCAAAAGACATTGGGTCTTGTGCTCAGCCTTGATCTTTCTAGCAATAGCCTAACCGGTGAAATCCCAGATCAAATCGCGGCTCTCGTTGCCTTGAATCTATCAAGAAACAGCCTAACGGGACGTATTCCTGAACACGCTGGTCACCTGAAACGGTTGGATTTTCTTGATCTATCGAGAAATAATCTAGTCGGTGGAATCCCATCAAGCCTTTCGCAGTTGACCAATCTCGGAGTGTTGGATTTATCCTTCAACGACTTGTCAGGAAGAATCCCAAAGGGAATCCTGCGCTTTGTGGGTCTCCATTACCGAACGGATGCCCTGGTGACGGGCCTCGAGCAGGAAGACAAGAAGATGTTGCAGAAGAAGAAGTTAATGAAGAGTTGA
- the LOC110915796 gene encoding probable carboxylesterase 6, translating to MGASVIESSEFIKVLSDGSVERFTPERAPPSLDLYNGYKCKDVTIDPLKAITARIFIPSTAATTMLPVLVYFHGGGFCIGSTTWLGYHHFLGDLSATSESIILSVDYRLAPENRLPIAYEDCYTSLIWLSQQKPTDSWLQNADLSRVFLSGDSAGGNIAHHVALRAIRDQECPVRIIGIIPIHPYFGSEKRTELETRKGSTDEVRSNDMFWRLSIPEGLNRDYDGCNLEQMKVSMSEWSRFPNVLVFVAELDFLKERGVTYAEFLKKKGVKKVKLVETKDEKHVFHVFRPDSEPTRLLQKQMNDFIHSV from the coding sequence atggGCGCCAGCGTAATCGAATCCTCCGAGTTCATCAAAGTCCTCTCTGACGGCTCCGTAGAGCGGTTCACACCCGAAAGGGCTCCGCCCTCCCTTGACCTATACAATGGTTACAAGTGCAAAGATGTTACCATAGACCCTTTAAAGGCAATAACCGCACGAATTTTCATCCCCTCCACTGCTGCGACCACCATGTTACCGGTCTTGGTATATTTCCACGGTGGCGGTTTTTGCATTGGCTCCACCACATGGCTAGGCTACCACCATTTCCTTGGAGACCTTTCAGCCACTTCCGAATCCATCATCCTATCCGTAGACTACCGCCTAGCCCCAGAAAATAGGCTACCAATTGCATATGAAGACTGCTACACTTCTCTCATTTGGTTGAGCCAGCAAAAACCAACCGACTCTTGGCTCCAAAATGCCGATCTTTCTCGGGTTTTTCTTTCAGGAGATAGTGCCGGAGGTAACATAGCTCACCATGTAGCCCTTAGAGCAATTCGGGATCAAGAATGTCCGGTTAGAATCATTGGAATAATACCGATTCACCCTTACTTTGGTAGCGAGAAGCGGACTGAGTTAGAGACGAGAAAGGGGTCAACTGATGAGGTGAGGTCCAATGATATGTTTTGGAGGCTGAGCATACCCGAGGGCTTGAACCGGGACTATGACGGTTGCAACCTCGAACAGATGAAGGTGTCTATGTCCGAATGGAGCCGGTTTCCTAACGTGCTCGTTTTCGTGGCGGAGTTGGATTTCTTGAAAGAAAGGGGAGTGACGTATGCCGAATTTCTGAAGAAAAAAGGCGTAAAGAAAGTGAAACTCGTTGAGACAAAAGATGAAAAACATGTTTTTCATGTCTTTCGCCCGGATTCTGAGCCGACTAGGTTGTTACAGAAGCAAATGAATGACTTCATACACAGCGTTTAA
- the LOC110915797 gene encoding protein BUNDLE SHEATH DEFECTIVE 2, chloroplastic: MPMSMPISPYFSVIPIHHPGVFITNQTNRKLLRTVNFDILKPKATGDKESKPKTKSVICTDCDGNGAVQCSQCKGTGVNPEDFFNGQFKAGDSCWLCGGRQEMLCGSCNGAGFVGGFLSGFDH, encoded by the exons ATGCCAATGTCAATGCCAATATCTCCATATTTTTCAGTCATACCTATACACCATCCAG GTGTGTTTATTACCAATCAAACCAATCGCAAGCTTCTTCGAACAGTCAATTTTGACATTTTGAAGCCTAAG GCGACAGGAGACAAGGAATCAAAGCCTAAAACAAAGAGTGTCATATGTACAGATTGTGATGGAAATG GTGCAGTTCAATGTTCACAATGCAAAGGTACTGGTGTTAACCCTGAAGATTTCTTTAATGGACAATTTAAAGCCGGGGACTCGTGTTGGCTTTGCGG GGGAAGGCAAGAAATGCTATGTGGAAGTTGCAATGGAGCCGGGTTTGTAGGTGGTTTCTTGAGTGGTTTTGACCATTAG